In the Ipomoea triloba cultivar NCNSP0323 chromosome 6, ASM357664v1 genome, one interval contains:
- the LOC116023784 gene encoding NADH dehydrogenase [ubiquinone] iron-sulfur protein 7, mitochondrial has protein sequence MALLARNARRLTQTAPFIQRAATIHTTLPALSQQTSSTPTTYARPPPPSTSSPPGLSKTAEFVISKVDDLMNWARRGSIWPMTFGLACCAVEMMHTGAARYDLDRFGIIFRPSPRQSDCMIVAGTLTNKMAPALRKVYDQMPEPRWVISMGSCANGGGYYHYSYSVVRGCDRIVPVDIYVPGCPPTAEALLYGLLQLQKKINRRKDFLLWWTK, from the exons ATGGCTCTTCTAGCTAGGAACGCCCGCCGGCTGACCCAAACGGCGCCGTTTATTCAAAGGGCAGCGACAATCCACACCACTCTCCCGGCCCTGTCCCAGCAAACCTCGTCCACTCCGACGACCTACGCGCGCCCTCCCCCGCCGTCCACTTCTTCGCCGCCGGGCCTGTCCAAGACGGCCGAATTCGTCATCTCGAAAGTCGATGATCTGATGAACTGGGCGCGCCGCGGATCCATCTGGCCCATGACCTTCGGCCTAGCCTGCTGCGCCGTCGAGATGATGCACACCGGCGCTGCGCGCTATGATCTCGACCGCTTTGGTATAATTTTCAGGCCCAGCCCTAGGCAGTCCGATTGCATGATCGTTGCCGGCACTCTCACCAACAAGATGGCTCCTGCTCTTCGCAA AGTCTATGATCAAATGCCAGAGCCTAGGTGGGTGATCTCAATGGGAAGCTGTGCAAATGGTGGAGGCTACTACCATTACTCATATTCTGTTGTCCGAGGTTGTGACAGGATTGTTCCAGTTGACATATATGTTCCTGGATGCCCGCCCACTGCAGAGGCCCTACTTTATGGACTTCTCCAACTGCAGAAAAAAATCAACCGGCGCAAGGACTTCCTTCTTTGGTGGACAAAGTGA